The Triticum aestivum cultivar Chinese Spring chromosome 3A, IWGSC CS RefSeq v2.1, whole genome shotgun sequence genome includes a region encoding these proteins:
- the LOC123061353 gene encoding U-box domain-containing protein 34: MESTGAAISAPFGCRALRWAGQRPLRAADARRRRVGSGPGPEQWRSLKASCVATEKPDEKAAPGLEFADDEDYVKGGGGELLYVQMQATKAMESQSKIASKGSPLSPDEHRLTSPPSLHQPASTIVVAIDRDRNSQLAMKWVVDHLLSGASHIILLHVAAHPPAANHGFAMAETTQDALEAEMMEIFVPFRGFCSRNGVQESEVILEEADVPKAIIDYITANKIQSIALGASNRNAFTKKWKNPDVPSSLMKGAPDYCNIYVVAKGKPVNVRLAKCGVPADDSDFLLATYSRRSSRSQLPPVLPDFLSSSRRSIDRPELTTRPPFRERPLQASATKQPLLLSGRIDSTTLRSNSHDPSSLDPDFAQAEHFSSMDFGENMDALPLSPRESGSPLSAAQREVEVEMRRLKLELKQTMDMYNAACKEAINAKQRAKEMHLLKMEEARRLEEARQSEEAALALAEMEKVKCRAAMEAAEAAQRLADLEAQRRRNAEVRARREADEKVRALDAIANHDFRYRKYSIDEIEIATEGFSDSLKIGEGGYGPVYSASLDHTPVAVKVLRPDAQQGRKQFQQEVEVLSCIRHPNMVLLLGACPEYGCLVYEYMENGSLEDRLYRRGGTPTLPWSQRFRISAEIATALLFLHQTKPEPLVHRDLKPANILLDRNYVSKISDVGLARLVPPAVADSVTQYRLTATAGTFCYIDPEYQQTGKLGVKSDIYSLGVLLLQVITARPPMGLTHHVEKAIESGTFAQMLDITVKDWPVEDALGFAKLSLKCTEMRRRDRPDLGTVILPELNRLRNLGIAYDQARATVPAGDSSSHGQERVSSPTADAGLWRTAES; the protein is encoded by the exons ATGGAGTCCACCGGCGCCGCCATCTCGGCGCCGTTCGGCTGCCGCGCGTTGCGCTGGGCCGGGCAGCGGCCTCTCCGGGCGGCCGATGCCAGGAGAAGGCGTGTGGGTTCGGGCCCCGGGCCGGAGCAGTGGAGGAGCTTGAAGGCGAGCTGCGTGGCCACGGAGAAGCCCGACGAGAAGGCGGCGCCGGGGCTGGAGTTCGCCGACGACGAGGACTACgtcaagggcggcggcggcgagctgctCTACGTGCAAATGCAGGCCACCAAGGCCATGGAAAGCCAGTCCAAGATCGCCTCCAAG GGAAGCCCCCTGAGCCCCGATGAGCACCGGCTGACCTCGCCGCCGAGCCTGCACCAGCCGGCGTCGACCATCGTGGTTGCCATCGACCGGGACCGCAACAGCCAACTGGCCATGAAATGGGTGGTGGACCACCTCCTCTCCGGCGCCTCCCATATCATTCTCCTCCACGTGGCGGCCCACCCTCCTGCAGCCAACC ATGGATTTGCCATGGCTGAGACGACGCAGGACGCGCTGGAGGCTGAAATGATGGAGATCTTTGTCCCCTTCAGAGGATTCTGCTCTAGGAATGGG GTGCAAGAATCGGAGGTGATACTGGAAGAGGCAGACGTCCCCAAGGCCATCATAGACTACATCACCGCCAACAAGATCCAGAGCATCGCGCTGGGCGCGTCCAACAGGAACGCATTCACCAAGAAGTGGAAGAACCCCGACGTGCCCTCCAGCCTCATGAAGGGCGCGCCCGACTACTGCAACATCTACGTGGTCGCCAAGGGCAAGCCCGTCAACGTCAGGCTCGCCAAGTGCGGCGTGCCGGCCGACGACAGCGACTTCCTCCTCGCCACCTACTCCAGGAGGAGCTCCAGGAGCCAGCTGCCGCCGGTCTTGCCCGACTTTTTGTCCTCCAGCAGGCGCTCCATCGACAGGCCCGAGCTCACCACGCGCCCGCCGTTCCGCGAGCGCCCCCTGCAGGCGTCCGCGACCAAGCAGCCCCTCCTTCTGTCGGGAAGGATCGACAGCACCACGCTGCGCTCCAACTCCCACGACCCATCCAGCCTCGACCCCGACTTCGCACAGGCCGAGCATTTCTCCTCCATGGACTTTGGCGAGAACATGGACGCGCTCCCCCTCAGCCCCCGGGAGTCCGGCTCGCCCCTCTCCGCC GCCCAGCGCGAGGTGGAGGTGGAGATGAGGCGGCTCAAGCTGGAGCTGAAGCAGACCATGGACATGTACAACGCAGCATGCAAGGAGGCCATCAACGCCAAGCAGAGGGCCAAGGAGATGCACCTGCTCAAGATGGAGGAGGCGCGGCGCCTGGAGGAGGCCCGTcagtcggaggaggccgcattggcGCTGGCCGAGATGGAGAAGGTCAAGTGCCGGGCCGCCATGGAGGCTGCCGAGGCCGCGCAGCGTCTCGCCGACCTCGAGGCACAGCGTCGCCGCAACGCCGAGGTGCGCGCGCGCCGGGAGGCCGACGAGAAGGTGCGCGCCCTCGACGCCATCGCCAACCACGACTTCCGCTACCGCAAGTACAGCATCGACGAGATCGAGATCGCCACCGAGGGCTTCTCCGACAGTCTCAAGATCGGGGAAGGCGGCTACGGCCCCGTCTACAGCGCCAGCCTCGATCACACTCCGGTCGCCGTCAAGGTGCTCCGCCCGGACGCCCAGCAGGGCCGGAAGCAGTTCCAGCAGGAGGTGGAGGTGCTCAGCTGCATCCGCCACCCCAACATGGTCTTGCTCCTCGGTGCCTGCCCGGAGTACGGCTGCCTCGTCTACGAGTACATGGAGAACGGCAGCCTCGAGGACCGCCTGTACCGCCGCGGCGGCACGCCGACGCTCCCGTGGAGCCAGCGCTTCAGGATCTCGGCTGAGATCGCGACGGCTCTGCTGTTCCTTCACCAGACCAAGCCGGAGCCGCTGGTGCACCGAGACCTCAAGCCGGCCAACATCCTGCTGGACCGCAACTACGTGAGCAAGATCAGCGACGTCGGGCTGGCGCGCCTCGTGCCACCGGCGGTGGCGGACAGCGTCACGCAGTACCGGCTGACTGCCACGGCGGGCACCTTCTGCTACATTGACCCGGAGTACCAGCAAACGGGCAAGCTGGGCGTCAAGTCGGACATCTATTCTCTGGGCGTGCTGCTGCTGCAGGTGATCACCGCGCGGCCGCCCATGGGGCTGACGCATCACGTCGAGAAGGCCATCGAGTCCGGAACCTTCGCACAGATGCTGGACATCACCGTCAAGGACTGGCCCGTCGAGGACGCGCTGGGGTTCGCCAAGCTCTCGCTCAAGTGCACGGAGATGCGGCGGCGGGACCGACCGGACCTCGGCACCGTCATACTGCCGGAGCTCAACCGGCTCAGAAACCTCGGCATCGCCTACGACCAGGCGCGGGCCACCGTCCCTGCTGGCGACAGCAGCTCGCACGGGCAGGAAAGGGTTAGCTCACCGACGGCTGACGCGGGGTTGTGGAGAACGGCGGAAAGCTAG
- the LOC123061352 gene encoding peptidyl-prolyl cis-trans isomerase CYP57 translates to MSSVYVLEPPTKGKVVVQTTAGPIDIELWAKEAPKATRNFVQLCLEGYYDGTLFHRVIKSFLIQGGDPTGSGTGGESIYGAPFADEFHSRLRFNHRGLLACANAGTPHSNGSQFFITLDRCDWLDKKNTIFGKVTGDSIFNLLALADIETDKDDRPVYPQKILSVEVLWNPFDDIVPRQLKKIQPAPKADAERKPEKKAVKQLNVLSFGDEVEEEENEAASFVKDKIKSIHDVLDDPRFLKVEPQVEQLSKEEEEKKNETVLSIREALISKKAESREPEHDPENDDSPEDENEEDFDNRMRSRILKKRRELGDIRQSQSSKKDKTHQKDKELPAHRSDDDDDDDDHQSSKSRKLSLKKKGIGSEANTERMSRGDVNLQLLNPAEQEKHLKKQRKRSLQGREEETLAKLQKFKASLMSNKPANMETKAEDSEDYKEWHANRLTFAPESSKDGMTRKDDPNDYVVVDPLLEKGKQKFNKMQAKLKKRDREWAGRSLT, encoded by the exons ATGTCGTCGGTGTATGTGCTTGAGCCGCCGACGAAAGGGAAGGTGGTGGTGCAGACAACGGCCGGTCCGATCGACATCGAGCTGTGGGCCAAGGAGGCCCCCAAGGCCACGCGCAACTTCGTTCAGCTATGCCTGGAGGGCTACTACGACGGCACCCTCTTCCACCGGGTCATCAAGTCCTTCCTCATCCAGGGCGGCGACCCCACCGGCTCCGGCACCG GGGGTGAGAGCATCTATGGGGCACCGTTCGCTGACGAGTTCCATTCACGTTTGAGGTTTAATCACAGGGGTTTATTGGCATGTGCCAATGCTGGCACACCTCATTCGAACGGAAGCCAGTTCTTTATTACCCTTGACCGCTGCGATTGGCTTGATAAGAAGAATACAATTTTTGGGAAG GTCACTGGGGATTCTATCTTCAATCTTCTGGCCTTGGCTGATATCGAGACTGATAAGGATGATCGGCCTGTATACCCACAGAAAATTCTTTCAGTTGAG GTACTCTGGAACCCATTTGATGATATAGTTCCACGACAACTTAAGAAGATTCAGCCTGCTCCCAAGGCTGATGCTGAGAGGAAACCAGAGAAGAAAGCTGTTAA GCAACTTAATGTGCTCTCGTTTGGAGATGAAGTAGAAGAAGAGGAGAATGAGGCAGCTTCTTTTGTGAAGGACAAAATAAAGAGTATCCACGATGTGCTCGATGACCCCCGTTTTCTTAAAGTGGAACCACAGGTTGAACAACTG tccaaggaggaagaggagaagaaaaatGAAACTGTCCTATCTATCAGGGAGGCTTTAATCTCGAAGAAAGCTGAATCCAGAGAGCCAGAGCATGATCCAGAAAATGATGATTCTCCTGAAGATGAGAATGAGGAGGATTTTGACAACAGGATGCGTTCACGGATTCTAAAAAAGCGTAGAGAGCTTGGGGATATTCGGCAGAGTCAATCTTCCAAGAAAG ATAAAACTCATCAGAAGGATAAAGAATTACCAGCTCACAG gagtgatgacgacgacgacgacgatgatcatcaatcatcaaaatcacggaaactgTCTTTGAAGAAAAAAGGTATTGGCTCTGAAGCCAATACTGAAAGGATGTCCAGAGGAGATGTTAATTTGCAACTGCTAAATCCAGCTGAACAAGAGAAACATTTGAAAAAACAGAGAAAACGCAGCCTCCAAGGCCGTGAAGAGGAG ACTTTAGCAAAGTTACAGAAGTTCAAGGCTTCCTTGATGAGTAATAAGCCTGCTAATATGGAAACAAAGGCAGAAGACAGTGAGGACTACAAAGAGTGGCATGCCAACCGTCTCACTTTCGCACCTGAATCTTCGAAG GATGGTATGACTAGGAAGGATGATCCAAATGACTATGTAGTGGTTGACCCTCTTCTGGAGAAAGGAAAACAGAAGTTTAACAAGATGCAAGCGAAGTTAAAGAAGAGAGATCGTGAATGGGCTGGCAGATCTCTCACATGA